A region from the Candidatus Methylomirabilota bacterium genome encodes:
- a CDS encoding TIGR03619 family F420-dependent LLM class oxidoreductase produces MKLGICVPHYGRPLEPGRILEVVRRAEDRGLDSVWVTDHVIVPRDATLIYRDHMLDPLAVLPWLAGVTERITLGTSVVVLPYRSPIPVAKLLASVDVLSGGRLIVGVAIGWLEAEFAALGVPFRERVSRAEEAIELMQALWTAEQPELDTRRHHLHGLEASPLPLQKPRPPIWVGGSSEGALRRAARLADGWHATATTHEAFRQGAEAVRRFWKEAGRQGEPVLSLRIPLFVDGVHRPAVDMAFMRGRPAVTGSVAQVTETLRGFQALGCAHVALEVSYSVYPAILETIDLLAREVKPAVA; encoded by the coding sequence ATGAAGCTCGGGATCTGCGTGCCCCACTACGGCCGGCCCCTCGAGCCCGGTCGGATCCTCGAGGTCGTCCGGCGCGCGGAGGACCGTGGCCTGGACTCCGTCTGGGTGACCGACCACGTCATCGTGCCCCGGGACGCCACCCTGATCTACCGCGACCACATGCTCGATCCCCTCGCGGTCCTGCCGTGGCTGGCCGGGGTCACGGAGCGCATCACCCTCGGGACCAGCGTCGTGGTCCTGCCCTACCGCTCGCCGATCCCGGTCGCCAAGCTGCTGGCGAGCGTCGACGTCCTCTCGGGTGGCCGGCTGATCGTCGGCGTCGCGATCGGCTGGCTGGAGGCCGAGTTCGCCGCGCTCGGCGTGCCGTTCCGCGAGCGGGTCAGCCGCGCCGAGGAGGCCATCGAGCTGATGCAGGCGCTATGGACCGCGGAGCAGCCGGAACTGGACACGCGGCGGCATCATCTCCACGGCCTCGAGGCGTCGCCGCTGCCGCTCCAGAAGCCCCGGCCGCCGATCTGGGTCGGCGGTAGCAGCGAGGGCGCGCTCCGCCGCGCCGCCCGCCTCGCCGACGGCTGGCACGCCACCGCCACCACCCACGAGGCGTTCCGCCAGGGCGCCGAGGCCGTGCGCCGCTTCTGGAAGGAGGCCGGCCGCCAGGGCGAGCCTGTCCTGTCGCTTCGCATCCCGCTCTTCGTCGACGGCGTCCATCGGCCGGCGGTGGATATGGCCTTCATGCGCGGCCGCCCGGCGGTGACCGGATCGGTCGCGCAGGTGACCGAGACGCTGCGCGGCTTCCAGGCGCTCGGCTGTGCTCACGTCGCCCTCGAAGTCTCGTACTCGGTCTATCCCGCTATCCTGGAGACCATCGACCTCCTGGCCCGGGAGGTGAAGCCGGCGGTCGCGTGA
- a CDS encoding cupin domain-containing protein gives MPTDPSPPSTIVIGRLAPGPAPPSTANATWPNVLHTRVADVIGQMGSPPWARRLIADERQLVTLIASPPGGGNRPHWHRDFDEWWVVLAGLLEWELTGGVVFRASRSDIVWVPRGTVHHIRNVGEELSLRLAVAMPPATHYASPCEQCGYMDDGPPEWNA, from the coding sequence ATGCCGACCGATCCCTCGCCGCCCTCGACCATCGTCATCGGCCGTCTGGCGCCGGGCCCGGCTCCCCCGAGCACGGCGAACGCCACCTGGCCCAACGTGCTCCATACCCGCGTCGCCGACGTGATCGGGCAGATGGGGTCCCCGCCCTGGGCCCGCCGGCTCATCGCCGACGAGCGTCAACTGGTCACGCTGATCGCCAGTCCACCGGGCGGTGGCAACCGCCCCCACTGGCACCGCGACTTCGACGAATGGTGGGTCGTCCTCGCCGGGCTGCTGGAGTGGGAGCTGACCGGCGGGGTGGTCTTTCGGGCGAGCCGGAGCGACATCGTGTGGGTGCCGCGAGGGACGGTCCACCACATCCGGAACGTGGGCGAGGAGCTCTCGCTCCGGCTCGCGGTGGCCATGCCCCCGGCCACGCACTATGCGAGCCCGTGCGAGCAGTGCGGCTACATGGATGACGGCCCGCCCGAGTGGAACGCGTGA
- a CDS encoding Ku protein — protein sequence MASVWTGVITFGLVSIPIKLYVAARPETVSFNQLHSVCRSRLRQKLYCPTCERDVERAEIVKGYKLDGYVVMEDADFEAAEREGSRALEVLEFVEVASVDPIYLERSYYLAPQEASERAYHVLLRALAEAGKAAVVRFVMGTREYHALLRPSDGKLVLHTLYYGDEVRELEARWKPVEPSPQEVELAKKLIDALAQDFDPGKYHDEYRAKLLELIQKKGEGQTIVPPAERREPAKVVNLMEALRQSVEQVKKPLSKVEPEAREAVAGKVKRAAAAGGRPARKTARK from the coding sequence ATGGCGTCCGTCTGGACCGGGGTCATCACCTTCGGGCTGGTGTCGATCCCCATCAAGCTCTACGTCGCCGCGCGCCCGGAGACGGTCTCGTTCAACCAGCTCCATTCGGTCTGCCGCTCGCGGCTTCGCCAGAAGCTCTACTGCCCGACCTGCGAGCGCGACGTCGAACGCGCCGAGATCGTCAAGGGCTACAAGCTCGACGGATACGTCGTGATGGAGGACGCCGATTTCGAGGCGGCCGAGCGCGAAGGCTCACGCGCGCTCGAGGTGCTGGAGTTCGTGGAGGTCGCGAGCGTCGACCCGATCTACCTCGAGCGGTCCTACTACCTGGCCCCGCAGGAGGCGAGTGAGCGGGCCTATCACGTCCTCCTCCGGGCGCTGGCCGAGGCCGGGAAGGCCGCGGTCGTGCGGTTCGTCATGGGGACACGCGAGTATCACGCGCTCCTGCGCCCGTCGGACGGGAAGCTCGTGCTGCACACGCTCTATTACGGCGACGAGGTGCGGGAGCTCGAGGCCCGCTGGAAGCCGGTCGAGCCCTCGCCCCAGGAGGTGGAGCTGGCCAAGAAGCTGATCGACGCCCTGGCCCAGGACTTCGATCCCGGCAAGTACCACGACGAGTACCGGGCCAAGCTCCTCGAGCTGATCCAGAAGAAGGGCGAGGGGCAGACGATCGTCCCGCCGGCCGAGCGACGCGAGCCGGCGAAGGTCGTGAACCTGATGGAAGCCCTCCGGCAGTCGGTCGAGCAGGTGAAGAAGCCCCTGTCGAAGGTCGAGCCCGAGGCCCGCGAGGCTGTCGCCGGCAAGGTCAAGCGAGCCGCCGCGGCCGGGGGCCGCCCCGCCCGGAAGACGGCCCGAAAGTAG
- a CDS encoding tetratricopeptide repeat protein, giving the protein MWVFTDREVSRLLALTPRRATQLRRLGLLHPADRPGSYSFREIVSLRVAKTLLEQGLTVRQVRRALGALRRLVPDSEAPLAELRVAVRGGEVFIEKDAQLLEPSGQIVMEFSGKELEEAARDSALRGLVRPIARPENEADRWFDLASQWDGEPAQWERALDAYQRVTTLDPQHGAAWNNLGLLHHRMGRYEDARRHYELALAADPICAEAAYNLGSLHDDLADLGQAVAWYRRALEVRPDYADAHFNLAAALERRGDVTAARRHWLRYLDLDPESRWAEIARARAYAPPE; this is encoded by the coding sequence GTGTGGGTTTTCACGGACCGGGAGGTCAGCCGCCTCCTGGCCCTCACGCCCCGCCGGGCCACTCAGCTCCGGCGCCTCGGGCTCCTCCATCCGGCCGATCGCCCGGGCTCGTATAGCTTCCGCGAGATCGTGAGCCTGCGGGTCGCCAAGACCCTTCTCGAGCAAGGGCTGACCGTCCGGCAGGTGCGGAGGGCGCTGGGCGCACTGCGACGGCTGGTTCCCGATTCCGAGGCGCCCCTGGCCGAGCTGCGGGTGGCGGTCCGGGGCGGCGAGGTCTTCATCGAGAAGGATGCCCAGCTCCTGGAACCCTCCGGGCAGATCGTGATGGAGTTCTCGGGCAAGGAGCTCGAGGAAGCCGCCCGGGACTCGGCGCTCCGGGGGCTGGTGCGGCCTATCGCCCGGCCGGAGAACGAGGCCGACCGCTGGTTCGACCTGGCGTCCCAGTGGGACGGAGAGCCCGCCCAGTGGGAGCGCGCGCTCGACGCGTACCAGCGGGTCACGACGCTGGATCCGCAGCACGGAGCCGCCTGGAACAATCTCGGCCTGCTCCACCATCGGATGGGCCGCTACGAGGACGCCCGGCGGCACTACGAGCTGGCGCTGGCTGCCGATCCCATCTGCGCCGAGGCAGCCTACAATCTCGGCTCCCTCCACGACGACCTCGCCGACCTCGGGCAGGCGGTCGCCTGGTACCGACGGGCCCTGGAAGTGCGGCCCGACTACGCCGACGCTCACTTCAACCTGGCGGCCGCGCTGGAGCGGCGGGGCGACGTCACGGCGGCGCGGCGTCACTGGCTCCGCTACCTCGACCTGGATCCGGAGAGCCGCTGGGCCGAGATCGCGCGCGCCCGCGCCTACGCGCCCCCGGAGTAG
- the purD gene encoding phosphoribosylamine--glycine ligase, whose protein sequence is MRVLLVGGGGREHALAWKLAQSPHVTRLYAAPGNPGIAEVAECVPIAVDAVSELARLATRERIALTIVGPELPLALGIVDHFAEQGLPAFGPTRAAAELESSKIFAKQLFARYGIPTARFGTFEDPVKAREFARGLGGRAVVKADGLAAGKGAVVCRDLPSTEQAIGDMLERRVFGAAGARIVVEEFLEGEEVSLFALTDGHAICPLGAAQDHKAVFDDDRGPNTGGMGAYSPPPVLGAELTGTIVETVLRPTVEAMRAEGRLFRGVLYAGLMLTREGPKLLEYNVRHGDPECQALMVRLAGDLLPLCRAVAEGAGLPPEVAWRPEAAVCVVLASGGYPGSYATGHAITGIEAAARHAGVSVFHAGTAVRDGRLVTAGGRVLGVTARGPDIPAAIEAAYAAVAEIRFEGMHYRRDIGRRASRRLGRPA, encoded by the coding sequence ATGCGAGTCCTCCTCGTCGGCGGCGGTGGCCGCGAGCACGCCCTGGCCTGGAAGCTCGCGCAGAGCCCGCACGTGACCCGCCTCTACGCGGCGCCCGGCAACCCGGGCATCGCCGAGGTCGCCGAGTGCGTGCCGATCGCGGTGGACGCCGTGTCGGAGCTGGCCCGCCTGGCCACGCGGGAACGGATCGCCCTCACCATCGTCGGCCCGGAGCTGCCGCTCGCCCTCGGGATCGTGGACCACTTCGCGGAGCAGGGCCTTCCGGCCTTCGGGCCCACGCGGGCGGCCGCCGAGCTCGAGAGCTCCAAGATATTCGCCAAGCAGCTCTTCGCCCGCTACGGGATCCCGACCGCGCGCTTCGGGACCTTCGAGGATCCCGTCAAGGCCCGCGAGTTTGCGCGGGGCCTCGGCGGCCGGGCCGTCGTGAAGGCCGATGGCCTGGCGGCCGGGAAGGGCGCCGTCGTCTGCCGTGATCTCCCGTCGACCGAGCAGGCCATCGGCGACATGCTCGAGCGGCGCGTGTTCGGAGCCGCCGGCGCTCGCATCGTGGTCGAGGAGTTCCTCGAGGGGGAGGAGGTCTCCCTCTTCGCCCTCACCGACGGCCACGCGATCTGCCCGCTCGGAGCCGCCCAGGACCACAAGGCCGTGTTCGACGACGACCGGGGCCCGAACACGGGAGGGATGGGCGCCTACTCGCCGCCGCCCGTCCTCGGCGCCGAGCTGACGGGGACGATCGTCGAGACGGTGCTGCGCCCTACCGTCGAGGCGATGCGGGCCGAGGGGCGTCTGTTTCGCGGCGTCCTGTACGCCGGGCTCATGCTGACGCGCGAGGGGCCGAAGCTCCTCGAGTACAACGTCCGCCACGGCGATCCCGAGTGCCAGGCTCTCATGGTCCGGCTGGCGGGCGATCTCCTCCCTCTGTGCCGGGCGGTCGCCGAGGGCGCCGGCCTGCCGCCGGAGGTCGCCTGGCGTCCCGAGGCGGCGGTGTGTGTCGTGCTCGCCTCCGGTGGGTACCCGGGGTCGTATGCGACGGGTCACGCGATCACCGGCATCGAGGCGGCCGCCCGACACGCGGGCGTCTCGGTCTTTCACGCCGGCACGGCGGTGCGGGACGGGCGCCTCGTGACGGCCGGGGGCCGCGTCCTCGGCGTGACCGCGCGCGGACCCGACATCCCGGCGGCGATCGAGGCCGCCTATGCCGCGGTCGCGGAGATCCGCTTCGAGGGCATGCACTACCGGCGGGACATCGGGCGCCGAGCATCGCGACGCCTCGGGAGACCGGCATGA
- the purE gene encoding 5-(carboxyamino)imidazole ribonucleotide mutase encodes MSRASAGPRVGILMGSDSDLEVLQEAARVLEALGVSYEMTVASAHRTPERTRRWVQEAAGRGVRVFIAGAGGAAALPGFVASETTMPVIGVPMPSVLNGLDSLLSMVQMPRGVPVATLAIGKPGAANAGILAAQILAVADEAVARRLRTFRDELAREVEARARKVEAAARPDPTRGGSA; translated from the coding sequence ATGAGCCGGGCCAGCGCGGGGCCGCGGGTCGGCATCTTGATGGGAAGCGACTCGGACCTCGAAGTGCTGCAGGAAGCGGCCAGGGTGCTCGAGGCCCTCGGGGTCTCGTACGAGATGACGGTGGCGTCCGCCCACCGGACGCCCGAGCGGACTCGGCGGTGGGTGCAGGAGGCGGCCGGCCGCGGTGTCCGGGTCTTCATCGCCGGCGCCGGCGGTGCCGCCGCGCTGCCGGGCTTCGTGGCGTCCGAGACGACGATGCCCGTGATCGGCGTACCGATGCCATCGGTGCTGAACGGCCTCGACTCGCTCCTGTCGATGGTCCAGATGCCGCGAGGGGTGCCCGTCGCGACCCTCGCGATCGGCAAGCCCGGCGCCGCCAACGCCGGGATCCTGGCCGCCCAGATCCTCGCCGTGGCGGACGAGGCCGTGGCGCGACGGCTCCGGACCTTCCGCGACGAGCTGGCCCGGGAGGTGGAAGCCCGGGCTCGGAAAGTCGAGGCCGCGGCACGGCCGGATCCCACGCGTGGGGGCAGCGCGTGA
- a CDS encoding L-threonylcarbamoyladenylate synthase — translation MTTREARARMLPIDPERPAPAILVTAAGVIRDSGLVAFPTETFYGLGANALDPEAVARVFRAKGRPADKPLLVLVDSLAMAEAVVAELPGRARQLITRYWPGPLTLILPARSHLPAALTAGTGTIGVRVSGHPLARALAQAAALPITAPSANLHGDPSPRTAAEVMASLGDRVDLVLDGGVTAGGPPSTVLDLTGVEPRIVRPGAVVLTPDDLRPA, via the coding sequence ATGACCACCCGGGAGGCCCGCGCGCGAATGCTCCCGATCGACCCGGAGCGCCCGGCCCCGGCCATCTTGGTCACCGCCGCCGGTGTCATCCGGGACAGCGGCCTGGTGGCCTTCCCCACCGAGACCTTCTACGGCCTGGGCGCCAACGCGCTCGACCCCGAGGCCGTGGCGCGGGTGTTCCGCGCCAAGGGGCGGCCGGCCGACAAGCCCCTCCTCGTCCTCGTCGATTCGCTGGCGATGGCCGAGGCCGTCGTCGCCGAGCTGCCCGGCCGGGCCCGGCAGCTGATCACGCGCTACTGGCCCGGGCCGCTCACGCTGATCCTGCCGGCCCGATCTCATCTTCCCGCCGCGCTCACCGCGGGAACCGGCACGATCGGCGTGCGCGTCTCCGGCCACCCGCTGGCCCGCGCCCTGGCGCAGGCGGCGGCCCTGCCGATCACGGCGCCCAGCGCCAACCTGCACGGAGACCCGAGCCCGCGGACGGCGGCCGAGGTGATGGCCAGCCTCGGCGACCGCGTGGATCTCGTCCTCGACGGCGGTGTGACGGCCGGCGGGCCGCCCTCCACCGTGCTCGACCTGACCGGGGTCGAGCCGCGCATCGTGCGGCCCGGGGCGGTGGTGCTGACACCTGACGACCTCAGGCCCGCCTGA
- a CDS encoding M28 family peptidase has product MELVSRRALVRLAVLVSLLAAAGVVVWLLMLRMPGASHHGALAPLTDPEVALRDELRRHVAVLAGEIGERHLLVPAKLARAVEYLEATFASAGYHVRRHTYEIEHQALPAPEAVRVFHNLEVERPGAARAEEIVLVGAHYDTVLGTGGANDNASGAAAVLALARRFASRTLPRTLRFVLFANEEFYFQRPQMGSLVYARALRRRGDRVVVMLSLETIGYYSDREGSQLYPPPLGLVFPSVGNFVGFVGNLGSRAEVRSAIAAFRRHARFPSEGAAMPPILPGIAWSDHWAFWQAGYPALMVTDTAPYRYQWYHHPGDTPDKLDYERMARVVAGLGSMLAELAGLPGAGAQ; this is encoded by the coding sequence GTGGAGCTGGTCTCCCGCCGGGCCCTCGTCCGCCTGGCCGTCCTGGTGTCACTGCTGGCCGCCGCGGGCGTGGTCGTGTGGCTCCTGATGCTCCGCATGCCGGGCGCGAGCCATCACGGAGCGCTGGCCCCGCTCACGGACCCCGAGGTCGCCCTCCGCGACGAGCTGCGCCGGCACGTCGCGGTGCTGGCGGGGGAGATCGGCGAGCGCCACCTTCTCGTCCCGGCGAAGCTCGCCCGGGCGGTAGAGTACCTGGAGGCGACGTTCGCCAGCGCCGGCTATCACGTCCGCCGCCATACCTACGAGATCGAACATCAGGCGCTTCCCGCTCCCGAGGCGGTGCGCGTGTTCCACAACCTCGAGGTGGAGCGCCCCGGCGCCGCCCGGGCCGAGGAGATCGTCCTCGTCGGGGCCCACTACGACACCGTTCTGGGTACCGGGGGCGCCAACGACAACGCCAGCGGCGCCGCCGCCGTCCTCGCCCTGGCCCGGCGCTTCGCGAGCCGCACGCTGCCCCGGACGCTCCGGTTCGTCCTGTTCGCCAATGAGGAGTTCTACTTCCAGCGGCCGCAGATGGGCAGCCTCGTCTACGCCCGGGCACTCCGCCGGCGCGGCGACCGCGTGGTCGTGATGCTGAGTCTCGAGACGATCGGTTATTACTCGGACCGCGAGGGCAGCCAGCTCTATCCCCCGCCGCTGGGTCTGGTTTTCCCGTCGGTCGGTAACTTCGTCGGGTTCGTCGGGAACCTCGGCTCACGGGCCGAGGTCCGGTCGGCGATCGCCGCGTTTCGCCGCCATGCCCGCTTCCCCTCGGAGGGGGCGGCCATGCCACCCATCCTGCCCGGGATCGCGTGGTCGGATCACTGGGCGTTCTGGCAGGCGGGCTATCCCGCGCTCATGGTCACCGACACCGCGCCGTACCGCTATCAGTGGTACCACCATCCGGGAGACACCCCGGACAAGCTCGACTACGAACGGATGGCGCGCGTGGTCGCCGGACTGGGGTCGATGCTGGCGGAGTTGGCGGGGCTCCCCGGGGCGGGCGCTCAGTGA
- a CDS encoding molybdenum cofactor guanylyltransferase, producing MSGVVLAGGKSRRMGGSPKALIPFGERPLIQHIVDALGSVLPDCLIVTNSPELYGFLGLPMVGDAFPEGGSLGGIYSGLRAVPGEAAICVACDMPFLAPRLIAYLAGRAGEADVVIPEAAGELQPLHAVYSKACLPAMEHRLRAGRLKVVGFFDEVRVLRVPAETVAQYAVPELAFMNLNTPDDLARAGALWGERSVAHGGRHV from the coding sequence GTGAGCGGCGTCGTCCTGGCTGGCGGCAAGAGCCGGCGGATGGGCGGGTCGCCGAAAGCCCTGATTCCCTTCGGCGAGCGGCCGCTCATCCAGCACATCGTGGACGCACTGGGTTCCGTTCTGCCGGACTGTCTGATCGTGACCAACTCGCCGGAGCTGTACGGGTTTCTCGGCCTGCCGATGGTTGGCGACGCCTTTCCGGAAGGGGGCTCCCTCGGCGGGATCTACTCCGGGCTCCGGGCGGTCCCCGGGGAGGCGGCGATCTGCGTCGCGTGCGACATGCCCTTTCTCGCCCCGCGGCTCATCGCGTACCTGGCCGGGCGGGCCGGCGAAGCGGACGTCGTGATCCCGGAGGCGGCCGGGGAGCTCCAGCCGCTCCACGCCGTCTACTCGAAGGCCTGCCTCCCCGCCATGGAGCACCGCCTCCGCGCGGGCCGGCTCAAGGTCGTCGGCTTCTTCGACGAGGTGCGCGTCCTGCGCGTCCCGGCCGAGACGGTCGCGCAGTACGCGGTCCCCGAGCTGGCGTTCATGAACCTCAACACGCCCGACGACCTGGCGCGAGCCGGCGCGTTGTGGGGCGAGCGGTCCGTGGCCCACGGAGGGCGGCACGTCTGA
- a CDS encoding AMP-binding protein, whose amino-acid sequence MALAEARTLVDVLAARARLEPDEVYFEVYDEPITYRMLWGMSGRYAAGLAAVGIGRGDRVAILLPTCKEFFATFFGVMALGAIPVPLYPTSGPETLAAIFAHSGARAAVTISWFEAAIRRAQGSAPTLERLLEPDELERKAEPAARPSLTGEDTAFLQYTSGSTGQPKGVDLPHRSVLANIRAFVDAVQPRPREPVVSWLPLYHDMGLIGLGLGSLYAGCHLHLLPPDLRNPRQWLELVTATRAGITASPDFGYRNCVRNVRDRAGLDLSSLRLAFTGAEPVRPETVRDFEACFGLKNVLVPAYGLAEATLAVAVGDLGVPIRVDPSGRFVGAGRPIPGVEVAIWEDAPEGEDGRFLPSGEVGEIVVRTPAAMRGYYRDPEATARAFRSGWLHTGDLGYLESDGYLFVVGRQKDVIIVRGENVMPLDVEKVVDTVSGVRYSAAVGLGSERVSTQRLVIVAEVRDPDTGPEQASALVRTIVRAVRGIRGFRPSRVLLVRPGTIPKTTSGKIQHARLVELVTNAELGDALVYPSRDAALRRSRARGDG is encoded by the coding sequence ATGGCGCTCGCCGAGGCGCGGACGCTCGTCGACGTCCTCGCGGCCCGGGCTCGCCTGGAGCCGGATGAGGTCTACTTCGAGGTCTACGACGAGCCGATCACGTATCGCATGCTGTGGGGGATGAGCGGTCGGTACGCGGCGGGCCTCGCCGCGGTCGGGATTGGCCGGGGGGACCGGGTGGCGATCCTCCTGCCGACCTGCAAGGAGTTCTTCGCGACCTTCTTCGGAGTCATGGCCCTCGGCGCCATCCCCGTCCCGCTCTATCCCACGTCGGGCCCCGAGACGCTGGCGGCGATCTTCGCCCACTCGGGCGCCCGGGCCGCCGTGACCATCTCGTGGTTCGAGGCGGCGATTCGGCGCGCCCAGGGGAGCGCGCCCACGCTCGAGCGGCTCCTCGAGCCCGACGAGCTCGAGCGGAAGGCCGAGCCGGCCGCGCGGCCGAGCCTCACGGGCGAGGACACCGCGTTCCTTCAGTACACATCCGGCTCCACCGGGCAGCCGAAGGGAGTGGACCTGCCGCATCGAAGCGTCCTCGCCAACATCCGGGCCTTCGTCGACGCCGTCCAGCCTCGCCCCCGGGAGCCGGTCGTCAGCTGGCTCCCGCTCTACCACGACATGGGGCTGATCGGCCTCGGGCTCGGTTCGCTCTACGCCGGGTGCCATCTGCACCTCCTGCCCCCGGACCTCCGGAATCCGCGCCAGTGGTTGGAGCTCGTGACGGCGACGCGGGCCGGGATCACCGCGTCCCCCGACTTCGGCTACCGGAACTGCGTCCGGAACGTCCGCGATCGCGCCGGTCTCGACTTGTCCTCGCTCCGGCTGGCGTTCACCGGGGCGGAGCCCGTGCGGCCAGAGACGGTGAGGGACTTCGAGGCCTGCTTCGGGCTCAAGAACGTGCTGGTGCCGGCCTACGGGTTGGCCGAGGCGACGCTGGCCGTGGCCGTGGGTGATCTCGGGGTGCCCATCCGGGTCGATCCTTCCGGCCGGTTCGTGGGCGCGGGGCGGCCGATTCCGGGGGTCGAGGTCGCGATCTGGGAGGATGCTCCGGAGGGCGAGGACGGCCGCTTCCTCCCGTCTGGTGAGGTCGGCGAGATCGTCGTGCGAACACCGGCCGCGATGCGTGGCTACTACCGCGATCCGGAGGCGACGGCCCGGGCGTTTCGCTCCGGCTGGCTACATACCGGCGACCTCGGGTACCTCGAGTCGGACGGTTATCTGTTCGTGGTCGGGCGGCAGAAGGACGTGATCATCGTGCGCGGGGAGAACGTGATGCCGCTCGACGTCGAGAAGGTGGTGGATACCGTGTCCGGTGTCCGATACTCGGCGGCGGTGGGCCTCGGCTCCGAGCGCGTGAGCACCCAGCGCCTGGTGATCGTCGCCGAGGTTCGGGACCCCGACACCGGCCCCGAGCAGGCGTCGGCCCTGGTGCGAACCATCGTCCGGGCCGTCCGCGGGATCCGGGGCTTCCGGCCCTCCCGCGTCCTGCTGGTCCGCCCGGGGACCATCCCCAAGACCACGAGCGGGAAGATCCAGCACGCGCGACTGGTCGAGCTGGTGACGAACGCGGAGCTGGGCGACGCCCTGGTCTATCCGTCGCGGGATGCCGCGCTGCGGCGCTCGCGCGCCCGGGGGGATGGCTAA
- the thiI gene encoding tRNA uracil 4-sulfurtransferase ThiI, whose amino-acid sequence MRPAVVVHYHEISLKGGNRPLFLRRLGRNIMQATAGCGVRAVRRLPGRLVLDLAPDADLPALRARIGTVFGVANFAPGLALAPDLETVKAAVLELLEGRSFESFRITARRTFKVFPMTSEEVNRELGALVLKHFPTRVNLTQPALTVYVELLPREALVYVDRVPGPGGLPVGVSGRVLSLLSGGIDSPVAARRLQKRGCEVEFVHFHSVPYLADTSQGKARALVGRLVRHQFTARLWLVPFGDIQREVVLAVPPALRVVVYRRLMARIAEALAGRVGALALVTGESLGQVASQTLENIARTTEVVSLPILRPLIGMDKEEIIREAKAIGTYDISIEPDQDCCTLFVPKHPETRTSVASVTRAEARLEVARLVEEGVGKATAETFALSGAALAGADPTPEGS is encoded by the coding sequence ATGCGGCCGGCGGTCGTGGTCCACTACCACGAGATCAGCCTCAAGGGCGGGAACCGCCCGTTGTTCCTCCGGCGACTCGGCAGGAACATCATGCAGGCGACGGCCGGGTGCGGCGTGCGGGCGGTCCGCCGCCTGCCCGGACGGCTCGTCCTCGACCTCGCGCCCGATGCCGACCTCCCCGCTCTGCGGGCGCGGATCGGGACGGTCTTCGGCGTCGCGAATTTCGCGCCGGGGCTCGCGCTGGCGCCCGACCTGGAGACGGTCAAGGCGGCCGTGCTCGAGCTGCTCGAGGGGCGGAGCTTCGAGTCGTTCCGGATCACGGCGCGCCGGACCTTCAAGGTCTTTCCCATGACCTCGGAGGAGGTGAACCGCGAGCTCGGCGCCCTGGTGCTCAAGCACTTCCCCACGCGCGTCAACCTCACGCAGCCCGCGCTGACGGTGTACGTGGAGCTCCTGCCGCGAGAGGCGCTCGTCTACGTGGATCGGGTGCCGGGCCCGGGCGGACTGCCCGTCGGCGTCTCCGGGCGGGTCCTGAGCCTGCTGTCCGGCGGGATCGATTCCCCGGTCGCCGCCCGTCGCCTCCAGAAGCGCGGGTGCGAGGTCGAGTTCGTCCACTTCCACTCGGTGCCCTACCTTGCCGACACCTCTCAGGGGAAAGCCCGCGCCCTCGTCGGCCGGCTCGTCCGCCACCAGTTCACCGCCCGGCTCTGGCTCGTGCCGTTCGGCGACATCCAGCGTGAGGTGGTGCTCGCGGTGCCGCCGGCCCTCCGTGTGGTCGTCTACCGTCGCCTCATGGCGCGCATCGCCGAGGCACTGGCCGGCCGGGTCGGGGCCCTGGCGCTGGTGACCGGCGAGAGCCTCGGCCAGGTGGCCTCGCAGACGCTCGAGAACATCGCGCGCACGACCGAGGTGGTGAGCCTCCCCATCCTCCGCCCGCTCATCGGCATGGACAAGGAGGAGATCATCCGGGAGGCGAAGGCGATCGGCACCTACGACATCTCCATCGAGCCGGACCAGGACTGCTGCACCCTGTTCGTCCCGAAGCACCCGGAGACCCGGACGAGCGTCGCCTCGGTGACGCGGGCCGAAGCCCGGCTGGAGGTGGCCCGTCTGGTGGAGGAAGGCGTCGGGAAGGCGACCGCGGAGACCTTCGCGCTCTCAGGGGCCGCCCTGGCCGGCGCCGACCCCACGCCGGAGGGCTCCTAG